Proteins from a single region of Streptomyces sp. HUAS 15-9:
- a CDS encoding PIN domain-containing protein, whose product MIHYLLDSSGLWRLLREEQLRDAWLETTTLRAIGSCAAQRAEFRRSARNAVEYEAMGEMFTDLYPDVPLPKRLWDWVDTAQYALAEKGALGAAGPLDLMICATAVHHGLVVLHDDADFVTVARFLPDVSERNVRNAPGL is encoded by the coding sequence GTGATCCACTACCTGCTCGACTCCTCGGGTCTGTGGCGCCTCCTGCGCGAGGAGCAGCTGAGGGACGCGTGGCTGGAGACCACCACCCTCCGGGCCATCGGGTCGTGCGCTGCCCAGCGGGCCGAGTTCCGGCGCTCAGCGCGCAACGCGGTGGAGTACGAGGCCATGGGGGAGATGTTCACGGATCTGTACCCTGACGTACCTCTCCCGAAGAGGTTGTGGGACTGGGTCGACACAGCGCAGTACGCGCTCGCCGAGAAGGGGGCCCTCGGTGCGGCCGGGCCGCTTGACCTGATGATCTGCGCGACCGCCGTGCATCATGGACTGGTTGTACTGCACGACGACGCTGATTTCGTCACTGTGGCCCGCTTCCTGCCCGACGTCAGTGAGCGGAATGTGCGCAACGCTCCAGGCCTCTAG
- a CDS encoding type II toxin-antitoxin system VapB family antitoxin, with translation MSVTTIDLDDDALEKAMRVAGGGTKKDVVNAALREYAERHERAALVAKHFHAAQQWDYEGWQQRRVEDKQGGA, from the coding sequence ATGAGCGTGACGACGATCGACCTTGATGACGATGCGCTGGAGAAGGCCATGCGTGTCGCCGGTGGTGGCACCAAGAAGGATGTGGTCAATGCCGCACTTCGCGAGTACGCCGAACGCCATGAGCGTGCCGCGCTCGTAGCCAAGCACTTCCACGCCGCCCAGCAGTGGGACTACGAGGGCTGGCAGCAGCGCCGCGTCGAGGACAAGCAGGGTGGCGCGTGA